In Thiobacter sp. AK1, a genomic segment contains:
- a CDS encoding glycosyltransferase family 2 protein — MPAISVIMPCYNAARFLPMSVGSVLAQTFSDWELIAVDDGSTDDTAEVLATLPDPRIQIIRQRNRGLPASRNAGLEHATGQFVAFLDADDTWHPEFMEAMVRALETTDRSAIAYCGWQNVGLAEGRGQPFVPPDYETPDKPVNLLKGCRWPVHAAMLPTGLAKAVRGFDEQQKAAEDFDFWLRTAIDVPLVRVARVLAYYHHHGSGQMTRDRAKIARYQVRAQQKFLATHPEIRRQLGRQTVRHVLWGPVLRMGYESYWQRDLPAARRIFREVMKHGYGGLKDWLYMLPAWLPESWHAGLLRVREDTPREGTS, encoded by the coding sequence ATGCCTGCCATCTCCGTCATCATGCCCTGCTACAACGCCGCCCGCTTCCTGCCGATGAGCGTGGGCAGCGTGTTGGCCCAAACATTTTCCGACTGGGAACTGATCGCCGTGGATGACGGGTCCACCGATGACACGGCAGAGGTGCTTGCAACGCTCCCAGACCCGCGGATCCAGATCATTCGCCAACGCAATCGCGGCCTGCCCGCATCGCGAAACGCTGGGCTAGAGCACGCCACGGGACAATTCGTGGCCTTTCTCGATGCCGATGACACTTGGCACCCGGAGTTTATGGAGGCGATGGTGCGGGCCCTGGAAACCACCGACCGGTCTGCGATTGCCTATTGTGGCTGGCAAAACGTAGGGTTGGCCGAAGGGCGTGGCCAACCTTTCGTCCCGCCTGACTACGAAACGCCGGACAAACCAGTGAACTTGCTCAAAGGCTGTCGCTGGCCGGTGCACGCGGCGATGCTGCCCACTGGCTTGGCCAAGGCGGTACGCGGCTTCGACGAGCAACAGAAGGCGGCCGAGGACTTCGATTTCTGGCTGCGAACGGCGATAGACGTGCCATTGGTTCGCGTCGCGCGCGTGCTGGCTTATTACCACCATCATGGCTCGGGTCAAATGACCCGCGATCGCGCCAAGATCGCCCGCTACCAGGTGAGAGCCCAGCAAAAATTCCTTGCCACTCATCCGGAGATCCGACGACAACTGGGGCGGCAAACCGTTCGCCACGTGCTGTGGGGCCCCGTGTTGCGCATGGGCTACGAAAGTTACTGGCAGCGGGATTTGCCGGCCGCCCGCAGAATCTTTCGGGAGGTCATGAAACACGGCTATGGGGGCCTGAAAGACTGGCTCTACATGCTGCCCGCGTGGCTGCCAGAATCCTGGCATGCAGGGTTATTGCGTGTGCGCGAAGATACACCCCGTGAGGGAACATCATGA
- a CDS encoding beta-1,6-N-acetylglucosaminyltransferase translates to MTVAPVAYLVMAHHKPQQLLRLLERLRRDSPNALIALHFDGKQPVPEPARLAALDVGLIIPRITVQWGDYSMVEAVLAGYRRLLTENGWRYVQLISGQDYPLRPLAQSERALLKEAQDAYLDASPEHEYLYRYCYRYWVLPKFRHAYLLPPWVKAFAGIVRTRLNQSQRFIRLERRPRGLPQLLGVRRHRLPFSESWPCWFGSDWFVLSRQAVEYLLETLDQRPGLVALYRTSLIPSESLFATVLCNSPLRVHCGDNRRFILWASDTAAHPVTLTMEHLPAMIASGKDFGRKFDADRDSAVLDALDRILDAGHTLGAHDGA, encoded by the coding sequence ATGACCGTGGCTCCAGTGGCTTACCTTGTCATGGCTCATCACAAGCCGCAGCAGTTGCTTCGTCTGCTGGAGCGCCTGCGGAGAGACAGCCCCAACGCCTTGATCGCGCTTCATTTCGATGGCAAGCAGCCGGTACCGGAACCGGCGCGCCTGGCGGCATTGGATGTGGGCCTCATCATCCCTCGCATCACCGTGCAGTGGGGTGACTATTCTATGGTCGAGGCCGTGCTCGCGGGATACCGACGACTGCTCACGGAAAATGGCTGGCGTTACGTGCAACTCATCAGCGGCCAGGACTATCCTTTGCGTCCCTTGGCCCAGAGCGAGCGAGCGCTTCTTAAAGAGGCCCAGGATGCCTATCTCGATGCCTCGCCGGAGCATGAGTATCTTTACCGGTATTGCTATCGCTACTGGGTTCTACCGAAGTTTCGCCACGCCTACCTCCTGCCGCCCTGGGTGAAAGCTTTCGCTGGCATTGTGCGCACGCGACTCAACCAATCTCAGCGTTTCATTCGGCTCGAACGGCGGCCCCGCGGCCTGCCTCAACTGCTCGGTGTCAGGCGTCATCGCTTGCCGTTTAGCGAGTCTTGGCCCTGCTGGTTTGGCAGCGACTGGTTCGTGCTGTCTCGCCAGGCCGTCGAATATCTCCTGGAAACGCTAGACCAGAGACCCGGTCTGGTCGCCTTGTATCGCACCAGCTTGATCCCTTCTGAATCACTCTTCGCCACCGTGTTGTGCAACAGCCCCTTGCGCGTGCACTGCGGTGACAACAGACGCTTCATTTTGTGGGCGAGTGACACGGCCGCTCATCCGGTCACACTCACCATGGAACATTTACCGGCCATGATCGCATCCGGCAAGGATTTCGGCCGCAAGTTCGACGCGGATCGAGATAGCGCCGTGCTGGACGCATTGGATCGCATACTCGATGCGGGCCACACCTTGGGAGCACATGATGGAGCCTGA
- a CDS encoding glycosyltransferase — MMEPERLHATVIVCTYNRAQSLAETLQCLRNQQVMAGRTWEVIVVDNNSRDDTRAVVARFQAQWPILRYVFHPTQGLSHARNRGIAEARGEILLFTDDDVHPEPDWLEQVLSGMAQHGADACGGFIAPMFEIAPPAWFTPRFYGFVAVRTERTDDYPITDPSQAPFGANMAFCRWVFDRVGLFDTRRGRTGQVLASGEDGEMFERILAAGLKVVFLGRARVHHKVETFRLTRRYLLRWRYQTSRNIAESRDVPGTRRLLNVPLYLLPQTLRAVGRAVAGSVFATPDEAVHRQIIVAHFLGTLHGLLRRRRS; from the coding sequence ATGATGGAGCCTGAGCGCCTCCATGCCACAGTGATCGTCTGCACTTACAATCGCGCCCAGTCTCTCGCGGAAACGTTGCAGTGCCTGCGCAATCAACAAGTCATGGCCGGTCGCACCTGGGAAGTGATCGTCGTGGACAACAACTCCCGCGACGACACGCGTGCCGTAGTGGCACGCTTCCAGGCACAGTGGCCGATCCTTCGCTATGTCTTCCATCCAACCCAGGGACTATCCCACGCCCGTAACCGAGGTATTGCCGAAGCACGGGGCGAGATTCTTCTGTTCACGGACGATGACGTGCATCCAGAGCCGGACTGGCTGGAACAAGTTTTGAGCGGCATGGCGCAGCATGGGGCTGATGCATGTGGCGGTTTTATCGCGCCCATGTTCGAAATCGCGCCTCCAGCCTGGTTCACGCCGCGTTTCTATGGCTTCGTCGCGGTGCGCACCGAACGCACCGATGACTATCCCATCACCGACCCCAGCCAGGCACCCTTCGGCGCGAACATGGCCTTCTGCCGCTGGGTTTTCGACCGCGTTGGGCTCTTCGACACGCGTCGTGGCCGCACCGGCCAGGTGCTGGCCAGCGGTGAGGACGGGGAGATGTTCGAGCGTATCCTCGCCGCGGGGCTCAAGGTAGTGTTTCTCGGCCGGGCCCGTGTGCATCACAAGGTGGAAACCTTCCGGCTTACGCGGCGCTACCTTCTGCGGTGGCGTTATCAGACCAGCCGTAACATTGCCGAGAGCCGCGATGTACCCGGCACGCGACGGCTGCTCAACGTCCCCCTGTATCTTCTCCCCCAAACTTTGCGTGCCGTGGGCCGTGCCGTGGCGGGCAGCGTGTTCGCTACGCCAGACGAAGCGGTTCATCGACAAATCATCGTCGCCCATTTTCTGGGCACGTTGCACGGCCTGTTGCGGCGTCGTCGGTCATGA
- a CDS encoding sulfatase-like hydrolase/transferase, which translates to MSDSMPGNGVKQLTILICTHNRATLLARALESLNAAKRPTGWRVDILVVANACTDDTHALLEREATRSIQDASVLPLSWFSEAQPGKVHALNAAIPRLRTADLVAFVDDDQRVAQDYLLAACRAADAWPQFSLFCGRIVPDWDGSEPPWVHTEGRYAIRPRPVPQSGWGSEPRELTPADGLPGGGVLALRGDVFDRVGAFSVKLGPRGHDLGGSEDADFLERAFALGERCRYVPDMLQYHHVDPKRLSIAYVLRKAFARSKTEIIRRRVRTGIAPYHWKKLSIYVLSALWPPTPARMRYYLVRLAATLGEMAGAHANRWRPAWRDGEIRRTRMFLVLMILSAASALAAGWQAAPRGMTQGILAVSLVAAGAALGLSLWSLRAFVMAGPRLPAEIIRRYRVQALLAQLRLTAWAFVIASLLAIPGVAMQHAVARWLGQGASLGGQLVAAFTSLVLLTGLQFLRQLLWLPANIAASYRYRISRLYPIWFRLTPTRLKGATMLAVGVPTAAALAMALGDALEGRLTAALAWLAGLSFYGLLALWLRPVEARPVTAVRREGPPNLLLLGCDTLRADRLDGSHTRNAAPFLLELSRRGVRFDGCFTPCARTAPSLLALLTGCWPARLGVGDNFVPDEATQLASPALPHMLRRCGYRTLALSDWCGADLGKFELGFERVDTPEDQWNISLFIRQGPKDLRLFLALFTHNAFGRRFLPEIFYLAGVPNTDFLGREARHLLSECAADERPFLLNVFFSTTHGPFGSEYPYYLRYAPRDYTGESKFALSRVTDPWEIIRRQAEPRTAFDLDQIIALYDGCVARFDEEVRAILAHLEACGLAHNTIIVLYSDHGMEFFEHGTWGQGNSVVSDASNRIPLVICGPGIAPRVVTEPVRAIDLAPTLLDLCGMAKREQAAMDGCSLVRLMRGQAGGAPREVLTETGIWLSRLPDMHPQHRLYPPLTELLTVRDFATGTISVKPEWESAVRLAKDRALRVGRWKLVCQPLEEGLLLRLFDMEADPECRFDCAAEHPELLRSLWHRLTTLAGQELAGNPIPSCMTGEAARG; encoded by the coding sequence ATGAGCGATTCCATGCCGGGCAACGGTGTCAAGCAACTGACCATTCTCATCTGCACCCACAACCGCGCCACACTCTTGGCGCGCGCTCTCGAATCTCTGAACGCGGCCAAGCGGCCTACAGGATGGCGCGTGGATATTTTGGTCGTGGCCAACGCCTGCACCGATGACACACACGCATTGCTGGAACGGGAGGCCACGCGCAGCATCCAAGATGCCTCCGTGCTGCCGCTGTCCTGGTTCAGCGAAGCGCAGCCCGGCAAGGTGCACGCCTTGAACGCCGCCATCCCGCGGCTGCGCACCGCAGACCTGGTGGCCTTCGTGGATGACGATCAGCGGGTCGCGCAGGACTATCTGCTGGCGGCCTGTCGAGCCGCGGACGCATGGCCGCAGTTCAGCCTGTTCTGTGGCCGCATCGTCCCGGACTGGGATGGCAGTGAGCCCCCCTGGGTGCATACCGAAGGGCGTTACGCGATTCGGCCGCGCCCCGTGCCCCAGAGTGGCTGGGGCAGCGAGCCTCGGGAACTCACACCCGCCGATGGTTTACCCGGTGGGGGCGTTCTCGCGCTGCGCGGCGATGTATTCGATCGCGTGGGTGCGTTTTCGGTCAAGCTGGGTCCTCGTGGGCACGACCTGGGCGGCAGCGAGGACGCAGATTTTCTGGAGAGGGCGTTCGCCCTGGGTGAACGCTGCCGCTATGTGCCAGACATGCTGCAGTACCACCATGTGGACCCCAAGCGGCTAAGCATCGCCTATGTGCTCCGGAAGGCATTCGCCCGCTCCAAAACGGAAATCATTCGCCGCCGGGTGCGCACCGGTATCGCGCCCTACCATTGGAAGAAGCTATCGATTTACGTTCTGTCAGCTCTGTGGCCTCCGACGCCTGCGCGCATGCGCTACTACCTGGTGCGCCTCGCCGCCACCCTTGGGGAAATGGCGGGCGCTCATGCTAACCGCTGGCGACCCGCCTGGCGCGACGGAGAAATCCGGCGCACGCGGATGTTTCTTGTGCTGATGATCCTCTCCGCCGCCTCGGCCCTCGCTGCGGGCTGGCAGGCCGCCCCCCGGGGCATGACGCAGGGTATCCTGGCCGTTTCGCTGGTTGCCGCCGGCGCCGCGCTCGGATTGTCCCTGTGGTCGCTGCGCGCCTTCGTGATGGCTGGGCCACGGCTGCCTGCCGAGATCATCCGCCGCTACCGCGTCCAGGCCTTGCTGGCCCAGCTGCGACTCACGGCCTGGGCCTTCGTGATTGCCAGCCTGTTGGCGATTCCTGGTGTGGCCATGCAGCACGCCGTCGCCCGCTGGCTGGGCCAAGGCGCTTCCTTGGGCGGACAACTCGTCGCGGCCTTCACCTCTCTGGTGTTACTTACGGGTCTGCAGTTTCTCCGCCAGTTGCTTTGGCTGCCCGCCAATATCGCCGCCTCGTACCGCTACCGGATCAGCCGCCTCTACCCCATCTGGTTTCGACTCACGCCAACGCGCCTCAAAGGAGCGACCATGCTCGCGGTCGGGGTGCCGACCGCCGCCGCGCTCGCCATGGCACTAGGCGATGCGCTTGAGGGCCGTCTTACGGCTGCGTTGGCCTGGCTCGCGGGGCTGTCCTTCTATGGCCTTCTGGCCTTATGGCTGCGACCTGTGGAGGCGCGCCCGGTCACGGCAGTTCGCCGTGAAGGACCACCCAATCTGCTGCTGCTCGGTTGCGACACGCTGCGCGCGGACCGGCTGGATGGCAGTCACACGCGCAATGCGGCGCCTTTCTTGCTGGAGCTTTCCCGACGCGGGGTGCGGTTTGATGGGTGCTTCACGCCCTGCGCGCGCACGGCACCCTCGCTGCTTGCCCTGCTCACTGGTTGCTGGCCCGCGCGGCTAGGTGTTGGGGACAATTTCGTCCCCGATGAGGCCACCCAGCTGGCCAGCCCTGCGCTGCCGCACATGTTGCGGCGCTGCGGTTATCGGACGCTTGCCTTGTCGGACTGGTGTGGTGCCGATCTGGGCAAGTTCGAGCTCGGATTCGAGCGGGTGGACACGCCTGAGGATCAGTGGAACATTTCATTGTTCATCCGGCAGGGTCCGAAGGACCTGCGGCTATTCCTCGCGCTCTTCACCCACAATGCCTTCGGGCGCCGCTTCCTGCCAGAAATCTTTTATCTGGCCGGCGTGCCCAACACCGACTTCCTGGGACGGGAAGCGCGCCACCTTCTCAGCGAGTGTGCGGCGGACGAGCGTCCTTTTCTGCTCAATGTGTTTTTCTCCACCACCCATGGACCGTTCGGCTCCGAGTATCCCTACTACCTGCGGTACGCGCCCCGCGACTACACGGGCGAGTCCAAGTTCGCCTTGTCCCGCGTGACCGACCCCTGGGAGATCATACGGCGCCAGGCCGAGCCTCGCACCGCCTTCGACTTGGACCAGATCATCGCGCTCTACGATGGCTGCGTGGCGCGCTTCGATGAGGAGGTGCGGGCCATTCTGGCTCACCTGGAAGCGTGTGGGCTCGCGCACAACACCATCATCGTGCTCTACTCGGACCACGGCATGGAGTTCTTCGAGCATGGCACCTGGGGGCAGGGCAACTCGGTGGTGAGTGATGCATCCAACCGCATTCCCCTGGTGATCTGCGGGCCTGGGATCGCACCCAGGGTGGTGACGGAACCCGTGCGCGCCATCGACCTCGCGCCCACCTTGCTCGATCTGTGTGGAATGGCCAAGCGTGAGCAAGCAGCCATGGACGGATGCTCCCTTGTGCGCCTCATGCGGGGCCAGGCGGGCGGCGCGCCGCGGGAGGTTCTCACCGAGACGGGCATCTGGCTTTCGCGCCTGCCCGACATGCATCCCCAGCACAGACTGTACCCACCCCTGACCGAACTTCTCACCGTGCGCGACTTCGCCACCGGCACCATCTCGGTCAAACCCGAGTGGGAATCGGCGGTGCGCCTGGCGAAAGATCGCGCATTGCGTGTTGGTCGCTGGAAGCTGGTCTGCCAGCCCCTGGAAGAAGGGTTGCTGCTGCGACTCTTCGACATGGAAGCCGATCCGGAATGCCGGTTCGACTGCGCCGCCGAGCATCCGGAGCTTTTGCGTAGCCTGTGGCATCGGTTGACCACGCTCGCCGGTCAAGAGCTGGCCGGCAATCCCATTCCCAGTTGCATGACGGGGGAGGCCGCGCGCGGATGA
- a CDS encoding FkbM family methyltransferase → MKLTEKTAILAAAAWLRHSPVTRGRWRIIAATLPLLRRQGDRLGTRLVKTRHGFRFHADLGDWLGQYVYLTGDYEPATARVIASLLRPGDHFADVGANAGFFTLLAAQAVGLEGRVFSFEPLPALRDRLEADLKLNGYRNVTLYDFALSDREDTVTFHEGPAGHKGVSSLRAIADAAARFEVKTRPMDALIEEVTPLRLVKIDVEGAEHRVVRGMARIIETDRLYLLMEITDGFLRALGSNAVELACDVVARGYYMYAITEKGLRPMKPKQAAQENQYNALFAPETIEPGWIGLDAVRYRARRAKRSFSA, encoded by the coding sequence ATGAAGCTGACGGAGAAAACCGCCATTCTCGCCGCGGCTGCCTGGCTGCGCCACAGTCCGGTGACTCGTGGCCGCTGGCGCATCATCGCCGCCACATTGCCCCTGCTGCGCCGACAGGGCGATAGGCTAGGGACACGGCTGGTCAAGACGCGCCACGGATTTCGCTTCCATGCCGATCTCGGGGATTGGCTCGGTCAATACGTCTATCTCACGGGGGACTATGAGCCCGCGACCGCTCGCGTCATCGCCAGTCTGCTACGCCCCGGGGACCACTTCGCCGATGTCGGCGCCAATGCCGGCTTCTTCACGCTGCTGGCCGCGCAAGCAGTGGGACTCGAAGGACGCGTGTTCAGCTTCGAGCCTCTGCCCGCGCTGCGCGACCGGCTAGAAGCCGACCTGAAGCTCAACGGCTATCGGAACGTGACGCTATACGATTTCGCGCTGTCGGACCGCGAGGACACCGTGACCTTCCATGAGGGCCCCGCGGGCCACAAGGGCGTTTCCAGTCTGCGCGCGATCGCGGATGCCGCGGCGCGATTCGAGGTTAAGACCCGGCCGATGGACGCATTGATCGAAGAAGTCACGCCGCTGCGGCTGGTCAAGATCGACGTGGAAGGCGCGGAACACCGCGTCGTGCGCGGCATGGCGCGGATCATCGAAACGGACCGTCTTTATCTACTGATGGAAATCACGGACGGGTTTCTGCGTGCGCTGGGAAGCAATGCCGTCGAACTGGCCTGCGACGTGGTCGCCCGCGGCTACTACATGTATGCCATCACCGAGAAGGGCTTGCGCCCAATGAAGCCGAAGCAAGCCGCGCAGGAGAATCAGTACAACGCCCTATTCGCGCCCGAAACGATCGAGCCCGGCTGGATCGGTCTCGATGCCGTCCGTTACCGCGCGCGGCGCGCGAAACGGTCCTTTAGCGCGTGA
- a CDS encoding glycosyltransferase has product MRTCLLINNSPQPGRARLAKLGGGGMSLLGLMSKLPEYGWQPHVVVPGEGQFTEHARALGLPVEVYPFQPLTASRPLACALGTLHWYRLFRRVRPAIIHGNGFDLSRSFALAAGLAGIPYVTHVRFPVDEAGARWTLHGLPKPAAFIFNSQAMRDALWPLLQRMTPRSRPYVVHNAVDLERFPHAPLPATPPFRVGIVANFAPFKRHEDFLRMAAILLGHRTDLAFWIVGEDTEGTGRRAQLEQLTRSLGIEAHVQFLGHRTDIPDILRQLFVLIVPSQFEPFGRVVVEAMACGRPVIGSRSGGIPEIIEDGKTGFLRNVGDVHGFAEAVLTLLSNPTLWAQMSLNAAQCAHQRFALPAHTQAITAIYDEVLQARS; this is encoded by the coding sequence ATGCGAACCTGCCTCCTCATCAACAACAGCCCTCAGCCGGGACGGGCTCGTCTCGCCAAGCTGGGCGGCGGCGGCATGAGTCTGCTGGGCCTTATGTCGAAACTGCCGGAATATGGCTGGCAGCCCCACGTCGTGGTGCCCGGCGAAGGACAGTTTACCGAACACGCGCGCGCCTTGGGCTTGCCCGTTGAGGTATACCCTTTTCAACCCTTGACCGCCAGCCGCCCCTTGGCTTGCGCCCTGGGCACGCTGCATTGGTATCGCCTCTTTCGCCGGGTGCGTCCGGCCATCATCCATGGCAACGGTTTCGATCTCAGCCGATCCTTCGCGCTGGCGGCGGGGCTTGCGGGTATTCCCTATGTGACCCACGTGCGCTTTCCCGTGGATGAAGCGGGCGCGCGCTGGACTTTGCATGGCCTGCCCAAGCCTGCCGCATTCATTTTCAACAGCCAGGCCATGCGCGATGCGCTCTGGCCCCTGTTGCAACGGATGACGCCCCGCAGCCGGCCGTACGTAGTGCACAACGCAGTGGACCTGGAACGCTTCCCGCACGCGCCGCTGCCCGCGACGCCGCCGTTTCGAGTGGGTATTGTCGCGAACTTTGCCCCCTTCAAGCGGCACGAAGATTTTCTGCGCATGGCAGCCATTTTGCTTGGCCACCGTACCGACCTGGCGTTCTGGATCGTGGGTGAAGACACGGAGGGTACCGGAAGGCGCGCTCAGTTGGAACAGTTGACACGCAGTCTTGGAATCGAAGCTCACGTGCAGTTTCTCGGGCATCGCACCGACATCCCGGACATCTTGCGGCAACTGTTCGTCCTGATCGTACCTTCCCAGTTCGAGCCCTTTGGCCGGGTCGTGGTGGAAGCCATGGCCTGCGGCCGGCCCGTCATCGGCAGCAGGAGCGGAGGCATTCCCGAAATCATCGAAGATGGCAAAACGGGCTTCCTCAGGAACGTCGGTGACGTCCACGGCTTTGCTGAGGCGGTTCTCACTCTCCTTTCCAACCCGACCCTCTGGGCGCAAATGAGCCTCAACGCCGCCCAGTGCGCGCACCAACGCTTTGCGCTACCGGCACACACCCAGGCCATCACGGCCATATATGACGAGGTGTTGCAGGCGCGGAGCTGA
- a CDS encoding glycosyltransferase family 4 protein yields MRLIVITELYLPTKGGTAVWFDQVYRRLGGKDIHVVTADVPGAAQHDAAHPNTVHRLSLRRHWWLRPESLAMYGKFFFKSLGLALRHRFQAVHAGRVLPEGLVAWLVARIARIPVVVYAHGEEITTWRQPAKFRVMGFVYRHADWVIANSEFTRDELTKLGVAPQRIVLIHPGVDTEHFRPGLPCDDLKASIGLAAHEKLILSVGRLSRRKGFDMVIRSLPELLKQGRPVRYALIGIGEDWDYLHSLARDCGVADRVHFLGHVPSEDLPRWYNACDVFAMPNREINGDTEGFGMVFLEAAACGKPALAGNAGGTGAAVVHGVTGLRIDANDVRPVSSALAQLLADDSGAQTMADQARARAHHEFDWAVVADRTRRLVKEAKR; encoded by the coding sequence GTGCGACTCATCGTGATCACCGAACTTTACCTACCTACCAAGGGCGGCACTGCCGTCTGGTTCGACCAGGTCTACCGCCGTCTGGGCGGCAAGGACATCCACGTGGTAACGGCGGATGTGCCGGGCGCGGCGCAGCACGACGCGGCCCATCCCAACACGGTGCACCGGCTCTCGCTGCGACGTCATTGGTGGCTCAGGCCCGAGTCGCTGGCCATGTATGGGAAGTTTTTCTTCAAGAGTCTGGGCCTCGCCCTGCGCCATCGATTCCAGGCCGTGCACGCCGGCCGCGTGTTGCCGGAAGGGCTGGTGGCGTGGCTGGTGGCGCGCATCGCCCGCATCCCGGTGGTGGTCTATGCCCATGGCGAGGAAATCACCACCTGGCGCCAGCCCGCCAAATTCCGCGTCATGGGCTTCGTGTATCGCCATGCGGACTGGGTGATCGCCAACAGCGAATTTACGCGCGACGAGCTGACCAAGCTGGGGGTCGCGCCGCAGCGCATCGTTCTGATTCACCCCGGTGTCGATACCGAGCATTTCCGCCCCGGCTTGCCGTGCGATGACCTCAAGGCTTCCATCGGCCTGGCGGCCCACGAGAAACTCATCTTGTCCGTAGGCCGCCTCTCCCGGCGTAAGGGTTTCGATATGGTGATCCGCAGCCTGCCGGAACTCTTGAAGCAGGGGCGACCCGTGCGTTACGCGTTGATCGGCATCGGCGAGGATTGGGACTACCTGCATAGCCTGGCGCGAGATTGCGGCGTGGCCGACCGTGTGCACTTCTTGGGCCACGTCCCGAGCGAAGACCTACCCCGTTGGTACAATGCGTGTGACGTGTTCGCGATGCCCAATCGGGAAATCAACGGCGACACGGAGGGGTTCGGTATGGTGTTCTTGGAAGCTGCGGCCTGCGGCAAACCCGCCCTTGCCGGAAACGCAGGCGGGACGGGGGCGGCGGTCGTGCACGGGGTCACCGGGCTACGCATCGACGCGAACGATGTGCGCCCCGTCTCTTCGGCGCTGGCCCAGCTGCTTGCCGACGACAGCGGCGCACAAACGATGGCCGACCAAGCGCGAGCTCGCGCCCACCACGAGTTCGACTGGGCGGTCGTCGCGGACCGGACACGACGGCTTGTTAAGGAGGCGAAACGATGA
- a CDS encoding glycosyltransferase: MSGPRFSVIIPVFNGAACLARAIDSVLAQSWTAHEIIVVDDGSTDATPEVARRYGDRILYLRQDNAGVSAARNRGARQATGDWLAFLDADDWYYPDRLRWHAEWIAARPGLDFFTGDYDYVRTDGSLISHSMDQHESGQAMLRKAKGLPHVVMESDEFEIFVADHFGDTHTLSVPRATFLRLGGYPEGYRVCEDVFFLVRLCAASRRVGVVCRPMAAYVIHEASATRRDPLRAQQENVRTLEAMARESVAYPAQVRRGVLARLRRGRLNLGYALARTGRRWAAVRAVLPNLWQSARGLRDVLSMVRG; the protein is encoded by the coding sequence ATGAGTGGCCCCCGCTTCTCGGTGATCATTCCCGTCTTCAACGGCGCGGCCTGCCTGGCCCGGGCCATAGACTCGGTGCTGGCGCAGAGCTGGACGGCCCACGAGATCATCGTCGTGGACGATGGTTCCACCGACGCCACGCCGGAAGTCGCGCGGCGCTATGGGGATCGCATCCTTTATCTGCGTCAGGACAACGCTGGGGTATCTGCGGCGCGCAACCGCGGCGCGCGCCAGGCCACTGGTGACTGGCTCGCCTTCCTCGACGCGGACGACTGGTATTACCCAGACCGGCTGCGCTGGCACGCAGAATGGATCGCCGCCCGGCCGGGGCTGGATTTCTTCACCGGCGACTATGACTACGTGCGCACGGACGGTAGCCTCATTTCCCACTCCATGGACCAGCACGAATCCGGCCAGGCAATGCTGCGCAAGGCTAAGGGCTTGCCGCACGTGGTGATGGAGTCGGACGAATTCGAGATCTTCGTTGCCGACCATTTCGGCGATACCCATACGCTATCGGTGCCGCGGGCCACCTTCCTGCGTCTGGGCGGTTATCCCGAAGGCTATCGCGTGTGCGAGGACGTGTTTTTCCTGGTGCGGCTGTGTGCGGCGAGTCGTCGCGTGGGCGTGGTGTGTCGGCCCATGGCGGCCTATGTCATCCACGAAGCCAGCGCCACGCGGCGGGATCCGCTGCGGGCGCAGCAGGAGAACGTGCGTACCCTGGAAGCCATGGCGCGCGAGTCCGTGGCCTATCCCGCGCAGGTGCGCCGGGGTGTGCTGGCGCGGCTGCGGCGGGGGCGCCTGAACCTGGGCTATGCCCTGGCGCGCACGGGCCGGCGCTGGGCGGCCGTGCGCGCGGTGTTGCCCAACCTGTGGCAATCTGCCCGAGGGCTCCGGGATGTGCTTTCCATGGTGCGCGGATGA